A region from the Candidatus Methylomirabilis sp. genome encodes:
- a CDS encoding DUF4292 domain-containing protein → MTGTRPPLCLVALITGVALSACAHASYLVPEAKDLPRPSRPVAQGILQALQEREATVTTLQAVLDLTVRRGGSQEYRQEVVAIERPDLIRLESIGWGGFTSLVVLSDGHRLVAHALLQNIFVEGSATPDNVAAVTGLRVAPAHLVRLLLGLPPLSVQIEQTELYGPDDDHAYLLREQESSFTQRLWLSDNDLSLLRGELYDRTSLRLRFRYTPTGHGLHSLLLEEPLKQVAVEVSYRSYNLNPELPRELFEIPQPAQGAQVVDLDAGLTPLLRFP, encoded by the coding sequence ATGACCGGTACTCGCCCACCTCTCTGTCTCGTGGCGCTCATAACAGGAGTAGCGCTGAGTGCGTGCGCTCATGCTTCTTATCTTGTTCCAGAGGCAAAGGATCTCCCGCGCCCTTCGCGGCCAGTTGCACAGGGGATTCTTCAGGCCCTACAGGAGCGCGAGGCCACGGTCACAACCTTGCAAGCCGTACTCGACCTCACAGTGCGGCGGGGGGGGTCGCAAGAGTATCGACAAGAGGTGGTCGCCATCGAGCGACCCGATCTGATTCGACTGGAGAGCATCGGCTGGGGTGGGTTCACGTCATTGGTTGTCTTGAGCGACGGACACCGACTGGTGGCACATGCACTACTGCAGAACATATTCGTTGAGGGGAGTGCGACGCCTGATAATGTGGCCGCAGTGACGGGACTGCGCGTGGCGCCAGCACATCTGGTACGGCTATTGCTTGGATTGCCACCCCTTTCTGTTCAGATTGAGCAGACAGAACTCTATGGCCCGGATGATGATCACGCGTATCTGCTACGAGAGCAGGAATCGTCCTTCACGCAGCGTCTCTGGTTATCCGATAACGACCTGAGCCTGCTGAGGGGAGAGTTATACGACCGTACGTCGCTCCGCTTGAGATTTCGGTACACTCCTACGGGCCACGGGCTGCATTCGCTCCTTCTGGAGGAGCCCTTGAAACAGGTAGCGGTGGAGGTATCGTACCGGTCCTACAATCTGAATCCCGAGTTACCTCGTGAGCTGTTTGAAATCCCGCAGCCGGCCCAAGGGGCGCAGGTGGTGGACCTGGATGCGGGTTTAACCCCATTGCTCAGGTTCCCTTAA
- the ispE gene encoding 4-(cytidine 5'-diphospho)-2-C-methyl-D-erythritol kinase — MKQITLTSPSKINLFLEVLGRRDDGYHEICSIVVLTELCDTITLERRTSGITIRAGDPKVPSGPDNLCYRAADLLLRHSGAHGGVNIRIEKHIPIAGGMGGGSSNAAATLWGLNLLYDLGWPREELICLGSALGSDVPLFFCREAAFIRGRGERVEEMAALTPRWLVIANPGIEIPTPSVYRRLRLPLTSDKTGITMHDLFESGQEAAALSHCFNRLEDVVLEAYPSVANLKQRLLLLGASPVLVSGSGPTVFGVMREAEMAKRVAASLVESGIAAVACRTLERNPLFMTGE, encoded by the coding sequence ATGAAGCAGATCACGCTGACTTCCCCATCCAAGATTAATCTCTTCCTAGAGGTTCTTGGACGTCGCGACGATGGGTACCATGAGATCTGCTCGATCGTGGTCCTGACCGAGCTATGCGATACCATCACCTTGGAACGCCGCACGAGCGGGATTACAATCCGGGCCGGGGATCCCAAGGTTCCGTCGGGACCCGATAATCTGTGCTATCGAGCGGCCGATTTGCTGCTGCGACACAGTGGCGCGCACGGCGGGGTGAACATTCGGATTGAGAAACATATTCCTATCGCTGGAGGGATGGGAGGGGGGTCGAGCAACGCCGCGGCGACCTTGTGGGGGCTGAACCTGTTGTACGACCTTGGGTGGCCTCGCGAGGAGTTGATATGTCTCGGATCCGCGCTAGGCTCTGATGTTCCCCTTTTCTTTTGTCGAGAAGCCGCCTTTATAAGGGGACGAGGGGAACGGGTAGAAGAGATGGCTGCACTGACGCCCCGATGGCTCGTCATTGCCAATCCAGGGATAGAAATCCCCACGCCCTCGGTCTACCGCCGTCTGAGATTACCATTGACATCTGACAAAACTGGGATTACAATGCATGATTTGTTTGAGTCTGGCCAGGAGGCGGCGGCACTCTCGCACTGTTTTAACCGGTTGGAAGACGTGGTTCTTGAGGCCTATCCGTCGGTTGCCAACCTCAAACAGCGGTTGTTGCTGTTGGGCGCAAGCCCGGTCTTGGTCAGCGGGAGCGGGCCAACTGTTTTCGGTGTCATGCGAGAGGCCGAGATGGCCAAGCGGGTAGCCGCAAGTTTGGTCGAGAGTGGAATTGCTGCCGTTGCCTGCCGCACCTTGGAGAGGAACCCTCTGTTCATGACGGGTGAGTAG
- a CDS encoding ribose-phosphate pyrophosphokinase, whose translation MTDRLILFSGNANRALSQEIADYLGVPLGDAEVSRFADDEILVQIFENVRGADVFVIQPTCRPVNENLMELLVIIDALKRASAWRITAVMPYYGYGRQDRKVQPRVPITAKLVADLLTAAGVHRVLTMDLHAGQIQGFFTTPVDHLYAAPVLLRYFEERRLGDAVVVSPDAGGVERARAFAKRLGSPLAFIDKRRTRPNEAKVMHIVGDVEGRDVIIVDDMIDTGGTLTQAVPALLEKGAKRIFASCTHPVFSGPALERIDGSVLEEVIVTNTIPLPEDRMSKKLTVLSVAPLLGEAISRIHKEESVSRLFV comes from the coding sequence ATGACTGATCGGTTAATCCTTTTCTCTGGCAACGCCAATCGAGCCTTGTCACAAGAGATTGCGGACTATCTCGGCGTCCCACTGGGTGATGCCGAGGTATCACGCTTCGCTGACGACGAGATCCTGGTCCAGATATTTGAGAATGTCAGGGGCGCCGACGTCTTCGTGATCCAGCCCACGTGCCGGCCCGTCAACGAGAACCTGATGGAACTGTTGGTGATCATTGATGCCTTGAAGCGAGCATCGGCTTGGCGGATTACTGCCGTCATGCCGTACTACGGCTATGGGCGGCAGGATCGGAAGGTTCAGCCTCGTGTACCCATCACCGCAAAACTGGTGGCTGACCTGCTCACGGCGGCTGGAGTGCATCGGGTCTTGACGATGGATCTTCACGCTGGACAGATCCAGGGTTTCTTCACGACCCCCGTCGATCATCTCTATGCCGCTCCGGTTCTACTCCGGTATTTCGAGGAGCGGAGGTTGGGAGATGCGGTGGTGGTCTCTCCGGATGCAGGCGGCGTGGAGCGAGCCCGCGCGTTCGCCAAGCGCCTGGGGAGCCCCCTGGCGTTTATCGACAAGCGTCGGACGCGGCCCAATGAGGCGAAAGTAATGCATATCGTTGGAGACGTCGAGGGTCGGGACGTCATCATCGTGGATGACATGATCGACACCGGTGGAACCCTCACGCAGGCGGTCCCGGCGCTCCTTGAAAAGGGGGCGAAGCGGATCTTCGCGAGTTGTACACATCCGGTTTTCTCGGGCCCGGCGCTGGAGCGGATCGATGGATCAGTCCTTGAAGAGGTGATCGTCACGAACACCATCCCGCTTCCCGAGGACAGAATGTCTAAAAAGCTGACCGTCCTCTCCGTAGCACCCCTCCTGGGGGAGGCTATCAGTCGCATTCACAAAGAGGAATCCGTGAGCCGCCTTTTCGTCTGA